In Blattabacterium cuenoti, a single window of DNA contains:
- a CDS encoding valine--tRNA ligase, which translates to MDISMKFDPNSLEKRIYSFWIKNGYFDSYPSYKNSKNKQRPYAMIMPPPNVTGDLHIGHFLNVSIQDILIRHARMKGYNTCWVPGTDHASIATEYKVVNKLKNNGLSKKLLGRKKFLSHVIDWSIKHKNIISNQLKLIGCSCDWKRMQFTMDNKLSQSVQKIFIDLYQKGYIYRGYNVVNWDTEARTTISDEEVFYKDQQSKLYHIKYKIKGENNFINIATTRPETIFGDSAIGFHPKDERFYHINNKNVIIPIVNRVIPIIQDYSVNSNFGTGCLKITPAHDMKDKIIADKHALDIINIFEEDGSLNDKCLHYKGLDRFKAREKIVKELYKYNMIVYEQEINHKIGFSERTKSIVEKKLSIQWFLKMKELSISAINAVKNGQIQFLPKQITKLYFKWMNNIHDWNISRQLWWGHRLPVYYYGNSFNDFVVANNLDNALELAKIKSNNFFLKKDSIWQEKDVLDTWFSSWILPISAFNGILNPNNKEINYYFPTESLVTGSDILFFWVARMIIASYLFKKNKPFKTVYFTGIIRDSKNKKISKSLNNFPDSLKLINKYGADAVRMGLILKSSFGKDFHFDEKICLQGRNFANKIWNAFRLIKSWKIQENNDVPEASKIGFLWFYNSFYRFLEQFDNKFNKYQLNEALMLLYKIIWNDFCSIYLEIIKPNDQTNYISKEEYSNTIMWFELLLKLLHPYMPFITEEIWNFLKPRTVKEALIISSWPNKSVYDKKLLYVFDKLFKLISKIRDIKNMANISNKNNLSLFYNNKNDEEKYYSLVLKLANLSKIQHISYRPKNSKLFSFCLEKTNFFLHSIEPDISSNLEKLTNLQITKIENKILYLKNFLLMIQENLSNKKYIQSVPKQVLYKEKKKEKDIINQIHYFNEYLKNYK; encoded by the coding sequence ATGGATATTTCAATGAAATTTGATCCAAATTCTTTAGAAAAAAGAATTTACAGTTTTTGGATAAAAAATGGATATTTTGATTCTTATCCATCATATAAAAATTCAAAAAATAAACAAAGACCTTATGCTATGATTATGCCCCCACCTAATGTAACTGGTGATTTACATATAGGTCATTTTTTAAATGTTAGTATACAAGATATTTTGATAAGACATGCAAGGATGAAGGGTTATAATACTTGTTGGGTCCCAGGAACAGATCATGCTTCAATTGCAACAGAATATAAAGTAGTTAACAAATTAAAAAATAATGGATTATCAAAAAAATTATTAGGAAGAAAAAAATTTTTATCTCATGTTATTGATTGGTCTATAAAACATAAAAATATTATTTCCAATCAATTAAAACTAATTGGGTGTTCTTGTGATTGGAAAAGAATGCAATTTACTATGGATAATAAGTTATCTCAATCTGTACAAAAAATTTTTATAGATTTATATCAAAAAGGATATATATATAGAGGCTATAATGTAGTAAATTGGGATACTGAAGCTAGGACCACAATATCTGATGAAGAAGTCTTTTATAAAGATCAACAATCAAAACTTTATCACATAAAGTATAAAATTAAAGGAGAAAATAATTTTATTAATATTGCAACTACTCGACCTGAAACTATCTTTGGAGATTCAGCAATAGGATTTCATCCGAAAGATGAACGTTTTTATCATATAAATAATAAAAATGTAATTATTCCTATAGTAAATAGAGTTATTCCAATTATACAAGATTATTCTGTTAATTCTAATTTTGGAACAGGTTGTTTAAAGATTACTCCAGCTCATGATATGAAAGATAAAATTATTGCTGATAAACATGCATTGGATATTATTAATATTTTTGAGGAAGATGGGTCTTTAAATGATAAATGTTTACATTATAAAGGATTAGATAGGTTTAAGGCTAGAGAAAAAATTGTTAAAGAATTGTATAAATATAATATGATTGTTTATGAACAAGAAATTAATCATAAAATAGGATTCTCAGAAAGAACAAAATCAATTGTAGAAAAAAAACTTTCTATTCAATGGTTTTTAAAAATGAAAGAATTATCTATTTCAGCAATAAATGCAGTAAAAAATGGTCAAATACAATTTTTGCCAAAACAAATTACAAAATTATATTTTAAATGGATGAATAATATTCATGATTGGAATATATCTAGACAACTTTGGTGGGGACATAGACTTCCTGTCTATTATTATGGAAATTCTTTTAATGATTTTGTAGTTGCTAATAATTTAGATAATGCTCTAGAATTAGCAAAAATAAAATCTAATAATTTTTTTTTAAAGAAAGATTCTATTTGGCAAGAAAAAGATGTATTAGATACCTGGTTTTCTTCTTGGATTCTTCCTATATCTGCATTTAATGGTATTTTAAATCCAAATAATAAAGAAATAAATTATTATTTTCCTACTGAAAGTTTGGTAACAGGTTCAGATATATTATTTTTTTGGGTAGCCCGTATGATTATTGCGAGTTATTTATTTAAAAAAAATAAACCATTTAAAACAGTTTATTTCACAGGTATAATACGAGATTCTAAAAATAAAAAAATATCAAAATCTTTAAATAATTTTCCAGATTCTTTAAAATTAATTAATAAATATGGAGCAGATGCAGTTAGAATGGGTCTTATTTTAAAATCAAGTTTTGGAAAAGATTTTCATTTTGATGAAAAAATATGTTTACAAGGAAGAAATTTTGCCAATAAAATATGGAATGCATTTCGTTTAATTAAAAGTTGGAAAATTCAAGAAAATAATGATGTTCCTGAAGCATCTAAAATAGGATTTTTATGGTTTTATAATAGTTTTTATAGATTTTTGGAACAATTTGATAACAAATTTAATAAATATCAGCTTAATGAAGCTTTGATGCTTTTATATAAAATCATTTGGAATGATTTTTGTTCTATTTATCTTGAAATTATAAAACCAAATGATCAAACTAATTATATATCTAAAGAAGAATATAGTAATACTATAATGTGGTTTGAACTTTTATTAAAGTTATTACACCCTTATATGCCATTTATAACAGAAGAAATTTGGAATTTTTTAAAACCACGAACAGTGAAAGAAGCTTTGATAATTTCTTCCTGGCCAAATAAAAGTGTTTATGATAAAAAATTATTATATGTATTTGATAAATTGTTTAAATTAATTTCAAAGATTAGAGATATTAAAAATATGGCTAATATATCTAATAAAAATAATCTGAGTTTATTTTATAATAATAAAAATGATGAAGAAAAATATTATTCATTAGTATTAAAATTAGCCAATTTATCTAAAATTCAACATATATCATATAGGCCTAAAAATAGTAAATTATTTTCATTTTGTTTAGAAAAAACAAATTTTTTTTTACATTCTATAGAACCAGATATATCTTCTAATTTAGAAAAATTAACCAATTTACAAATTACCAAAATTGAAAATAAAATATTGTATTTAAAAAATTTTTTATTAATGATACAAGAAAATCTTTCAAATAAAAAATATATTCAATCCGTTCCTAAACAAGTTTTGTATAAAGAGAAAAAAAAAGAAAAAGATATAATCAATCAAATACATTATTTTAATGAGTATTTAAAAAATTATAAATAA
- the serS gene encoding serine--tRNA ligase has product MLSASFINNNLKKVLLGLDIRQFKKIYLIDEILILYKQKKKLENIINNLLTKEKILSNKIRIIIQKNEHITQYEKKQIFFLKEVSIKYKKNKNNLLIELHNVIKNLEQKLDQIPNIPDQSVKKTEEEIIINKEIISSQIKCKNLSHWELSKKFNLFDLSLGSKISGSSFSVYIGKGAKLYRSLIQYFLDQNILASYVEYNLPYIVNKKSVYSTGQLPDKEGQMYVIEKDNFYLIPTGEVPLINCYRNNLFSYKNLPIKNTTHTACFRRESGSYGSKVRGLNRLHQFDKVEIIQITTSERSFNSLKEMIEHVKKLIHSLELPFRMIRLIGKNLGFSSSITYDFEVYSRAQNKWLEVSSISNCKNFQSNRLNLRYRNVHGKIEFCHTLNGSALALPRIMAALLENNQTSTKIKIPKILIPYTGFNNIE; this is encoded by the coding sequence ATGCTTTCAGCATCTTTTATTAATAACAATCTAAAGAAAGTATTATTAGGATTAGATATAAGACAATTTAAAAAAATTTACTTAATAGATGAAATATTAATTTTATATAAACAAAAAAAAAAATTAGAAAATATTATTAATAATCTATTAACAAAAGAAAAAATATTATCTAATAAGATCAGAATAATTATACAAAAAAATGAACATATAACGCAATATGAAAAAAAACAAATTTTTTTTCTTAAAGAAGTTTCTATTAAATATAAAAAAAATAAAAATAATTTATTAATTGAATTACATAATGTTATTAAAAATTTAGAACAAAAATTAGATCAAATTCCTAATATACCTGATCAATCTGTAAAAAAAACAGAAGAAGAAATTATTATTAATAAAGAGATTATTTCATCACAAATAAAATGTAAAAATTTGTCTCATTGGGAATTATCTAAAAAATTTAATTTATTTGATTTATCTTTAGGATCCAAAATCAGTGGATCTAGTTTTTCGGTCTATATTGGTAAAGGTGCTAAATTGTATAGAAGTCTAATTCAGTATTTTTTAGATCAAAATATACTTGCATCATATGTTGAGTATAACCTTCCTTATATTGTTAATAAAAAATCTGTATATTCTACAGGACAATTACCAGATAAAGAAGGTCAAATGTATGTTATTGAAAAAGATAATTTTTATCTTATTCCTACAGGAGAAGTTCCACTTATCAATTGTTATAGAAATAATCTTTTTTCTTATAAAAATTTGCCTATTAAAAATACGACTCATACTGCTTGTTTTAGAAGAGAATCTGGATCTTATGGTTCTAAAGTTAGAGGTTTAAATAGATTACATCAGTTTGATAAAGTTGAAATAATTCAAATTACAACTTCTGAAAGATCATTTAATTCTTTGAAAGAAATGATTGAACATGTTAAAAAACTTATTCACTCTTTAGAGTTACCATTTAGAATGATTCGTTTAATAGGAAAAAATTTAGGATTTTCATCTTCTATTACTTATGATTTTGAAGTTTATTCAAGAGCACAAAATAAGTGGTTAGAAGTTAGTTCAATTTCTAATTGCAAAAATTTTCAATCTAATCGATTAAATCTTAGATATAGAAATGTACATGGTAAAATAGAATTTTGTCATACTCTTAATGGTAGTGCTCTTGCTTTACCCAGAATTATGGCAGCTTTATTAGAAAATAATCAAACATCCACTAAAATAAAAATTCCTAAAATATTAATTCCATATACTGGATTTAATAATATTGAATAA
- a CDS encoding pyruvate dehydrogenase complex E1 component subunit beta produces the protein MKEKTFREVIAEAMSEEMRRDKSVYLMGEEVAQYNGAYKASKGLLKEFGSKRVIDTPISELGFSGIGIGSAMNGCRPIIEFMTFNFSLVAMDQIINNAAKIHYMSGGQWNIPIVFRGPTGFAGQLGATHSQSFESWYASCPGLKVVIPCNPYDAKGLLKSAIRDNNPVIFMESEQMYSDKMMIPDKEYLIPIGISDIKKIGTDISLVSFGKLMKLSMNIANKLEKENISVEVLDLRTIRPLDYNSILLSVKKTNRLVILEESWPFSSIGSEITYFIQKNAFDYLDAPIYKITTLDTPSPYSSHLISDWFPNEKKIINYIKKSLYI, from the coding sequence ATGAAAGAAAAAACTTTTCGTGAAGTAATAGCAGAAGCAATGAGTGAAGAAATGAGAAGAGATAAATCTGTATATTTAATGGGAGAAGAAGTCGCTCAATATAACGGGGCATATAAAGCTTCTAAAGGATTACTAAAAGAATTTGGATCAAAAAGAGTAATTGATACACCTATTTCAGAATTGGGATTTTCAGGAATAGGAATAGGTTCTGCTATGAATGGATGTAGACCAATTATTGAATTTATGACTTTTAACTTTTCTTTAGTAGCAATGGATCAAATTATTAATAATGCAGCTAAAATACATTATATGAGTGGAGGGCAATGGAATATTCCTATTGTATTTAGAGGTCCTACAGGATTTGCTGGCCAATTAGGTGCAACTCATTCTCAATCTTTTGAAAGTTGGTACGCTAGTTGTCCTGGTCTTAAAGTTGTTATTCCTTGTAATCCATATGATGCTAAAGGATTATTAAAATCTGCAATTAGAGATAATAATCCAGTTATTTTTATGGAATCTGAACAAATGTATAGTGATAAAATGATGATTCCAGATAAAGAATATCTTATACCTATTGGTATCTCTGATATTAAAAAAATAGGGACAGATATAAGTTTAGTATCTTTTGGAAAATTAATGAAATTATCAATGAATATTGCTAACAAATTAGAAAAAGAAAATATTAGTGTAGAAGTATTAGATCTTAGAACTATTCGTCCATTAGATTATAATTCTATATTATTATCAGTCAAAAAAACAAATCGATTAGTCATATTGGAAGAATCTTGGCCATTTTCATCCATTGGATCTGAAATTACATATTTTATACAAAAAAATGCTTTTGACTATTTAGATGCCCCAATTTACAAAATTACTACATTAGATACTCCATCTCCTTATTCGTCTCATTTAATATCAGATTGGTTTCCAAACGAAAAAAAAATTATCAATTATATTAAAAAATCTTTATATATCTAA
- a CDS encoding bifunctional nuclease family protein: MTQLIRLSVKGISLSQIQSGIYVLFLEEESGKMKLPILIEGMQAQSIAFALGHFENDKKHINISSIYRSFTHDLFIPFTKAFFINLKSVVIYKLLNGIFFSYIVFEKYKNKQHDVNKKVNDDNDHICHKIDSKTSDAVALAIRFKAPIYTTKEIFDKAGIYVDNGFTDNEYAESIIENSIPIIFKKEKNQQNLENMTDKDLHLLLNQAVINEYYELAAKIKKELDKR; encoded by the coding sequence ATGACACAATTAATCAGATTATCTGTAAAAGGGATCTCATTAAGTCAAATTCAATCTGGTATATATGTTTTATTTTTAGAGGAAGAATCTGGAAAAATGAAATTGCCTATTTTGATAGAGGGAATGCAAGCACAATCTATTGCATTTGCTTTAGGGCATTTTGAAAATGATAAGAAACATATTAATATTTCATCTATATATAGATCATTTACACATGATTTATTTATTCCTTTTACAAAAGCATTTTTTATTAATTTAAAATCAGTTGTTATTTATAAATTATTAAATGGTATATTTTTTTCATATATAGTATTTGAAAAATATAAAAATAAACAACATGATGTAAATAAAAAAGTAAATGATGATAACGATCATATATGTCACAAAATTGATTCCAAAACCTCTGATGCTGTAGCTTTAGCTATTCGATTTAAAGCCCCAATTTATACTACTAAAGAAATATTTGATAAAGCAGGTATTTATGTAGATAACGGATTTACTGATAATGAATATGCTGAAAGTATTATTGAAAATTCGATTCCTATTATTTTCAAAAAAGAAAAAAATCAACAAAATTTAGAAAATATGACAGATAAAGATTTACATTTACTTCTTAATCAAGCAGTAATAAATGAATATTATGAATTAGCAGCTAAAATTAAAAAGGAATTAGATAAAAGATAA
- the metF gene encoding methylenetetrahydrofolate reductase [NAD(P)H] encodes MKVTDHINYTKKTLFSFEILPPLRGHDIKDIFYTLDPLMEFNPPFIDVTYHRAECVYIETDNGLLQRKSISKRPGTVGICSAIMNRYGIDAVPHLICGGFNKQMTENALIDLNFLGIDNVLVLRGDPLKYENVFLPKNNGHKYASNLVKQVQNLNSGIYLYKHCKKEKSGSVFDFCIGVAGYPEKHFEAPNMESDLFFLKKKVDYGASYIVTQMFFDNKKFFTFVKKCREVGITVPIIPGIKPISSKNQLNLLPSKFYINIPNELVKEIEKAKNKTTVVQIGVDWAIQQSKELKNYGVKLIHYYTMDKPENIYQIIKAIY; translated from the coding sequence ATGAAAGTTACGGATCATATTAATTATACAAAAAAAACTTTGTTTTCGTTTGAAATTCTTCCTCCTTTAAGAGGACATGATATTAAAGATATTTTTTATACTTTAGATCCTTTAATGGAATTTAATCCTCCTTTTATTGATGTTACATATCATCGTGCAGAATGTGTTTATATAGAAACAGACAATGGGTTGTTGCAAAGAAAAAGTATTTCAAAACGTCCAGGTACTGTTGGAATTTGTTCAGCTATTATGAATAGATATGGAATAGATGCTGTTCCACATCTTATTTGTGGAGGATTTAATAAGCAAATGACAGAAAATGCTTTAATAGATTTAAATTTTTTAGGAATAGATAATGTACTTGTACTGAGAGGAGATCCTTTAAAATATGAAAATGTGTTTCTTCCAAAAAATAATGGACATAAATATGCTTCTAATTTAGTAAAACAAGTACAGAATTTAAATTCTGGAATATATTTATATAAACATTGTAAAAAAGAAAAATCAGGTTCTGTATTTGATTTTTGTATTGGTGTTGCTGGTTATCCAGAAAAACATTTTGAGGCTCCAAATATGGAAAGTGATTTATTTTTTTTGAAAAAAAAAGTGGACTATGGAGCTAGTTATATTGTAACTCAAATGTTTTTTGATAATAAAAAATTTTTTACTTTTGTAAAAAAATGTAGAGAAGTTGGGATTACTGTTCCTATTATTCCTGGAATAAAACCAATTTCTTCAAAAAATCAGCTTAACCTTCTTCCTTCTAAATTTTATATTAATATACCAAATGAATTAGTAAAAGAAATTGAAAAAGCAAAAAATAAAACAACTGTTGTTCAGATAGGAGTTGATTGGGCTATTCAACAATCTAAAGAGTTAAAAAATTATGGTGTTAAATTGATTCATTATTATACAATGGATAAACCAGAAAATATTTATCAAATAATTAAAGCAATTTATTAG
- a CDS encoding dihydrofolate reductase, whose protein sequence is MKIIIVSAISKNGFIGNKNKLMWNLPMDLKRFKQMTIGETIIMGRKTFESIGKILPYRQNIVLTRQKKTLKNIKIISSIQQIFKLKYQKIFIIGGGEVYKQTINIADVLELTLIHKNFIGDTKFPKINLKQWKKIKDTFYKKDKLHSIDYSFIQYKKI, encoded by the coding sequence ATGAAAATAATTATTGTATCTGCTATTTCTAAAAACGGATTTATTGGTAATAAAAATAAATTAATGTGGAATTTACCTATGGATTTAAAACGTTTTAAACAAATGACTATTGGAGAAACTATTATAATGGGGAGAAAAACTTTTGAATCTATTGGGAAAATACTCCCATATAGACAAAATATTGTCTTAACAAGACAAAAAAAAACATTAAAAAATATTAAAATAATTTCTAGTATTCAACAAATTTTTAAATTAAAATATCAAAAAATATTTATTATAGGTGGTGGAGAAGTTTATAAACAGACAATAAATATTGCTGATGTATTAGAATTAACATTAATTCACAAAAATTTTATTGGAGATACAAAATTCCCAAAAATTAACTTAAAACAATGGAAAAAAATAAAAGATACATTTTATAAAAAAGATAAATTACATTCTATTGATTACAGTTTTATTCAATATAAAAAAATATAA
- the rsmA gene encoding 16S rRNA (adenine(1518)-N(6)/adenine(1519)-N(6))-dimethyltransferase RsmA, with translation MRNFFIKKKFDQYFLQDKNLAKKIVNLLSLKNYDTVVEIGPGLGSLTHFLLQQTGINVILIEIDNKLIFYLKKKFSLSKYQIINKNFLKWNPEEYSLKKFAIIGNFPYKISSKILFHILKYHQYIPECIGMFQKEFVDRIISKCGNKSYGRLSVLIQIFYKIEYLFSVNNQVFYPITNVKSAVISLKTKNIQYNNIDLLLKCVKIAFNHRRKILKNSLQHFVKNAKLKELPFINKRAEELTANEFMQLIKKLSIGGI, from the coding sequence ATGCGTAATTTTTTTATCAAAAAAAAATTTGATCAATATTTTCTACAAGATAAAAATCTTGCAAAAAAGATAGTAAATTTGTTATCTTTAAAAAATTATGATACAGTAGTTGAAATAGGTCCTGGATTAGGAAGTTTAACACATTTTTTACTACAACAAACTGGAATTAATGTAATTTTAATAGAAATAGATAATAAATTAATATTTTATTTAAAAAAAAAATTTTCATTATCTAAATATCAAATAATTAATAAAAATTTTTTAAAATGGAATCCAGAGGAATATTCGCTAAAAAAATTTGCAATAATTGGTAATTTTCCATATAAAATTTCTTCTAAAATATTATTTCACATATTAAAATATCATCAATATATACCAGAATGTATAGGAATGTTTCAAAAAGAATTTGTTGATCGTATTATTTCTAAATGTGGTAATAAATCTTATGGACGTTTATCAGTGTTAATACAAATTTTTTATAAAATAGAATATTTATTTAGTGTAAATAATCAAGTTTTTTATCCAATTACAAATGTAAAATCAGCAGTAATATCATTAAAAACAAAGAATATACAATATAATAATATAGATTTGTTATTGAAATGTGTCAAAATAGCGTTTAATCATAGAAGAAAAATTTTAAAAAATTCTTTACAACATTTTGTAAAAAATGCGAAGTTAAAAGAACTTCCATTTATAAACAAAAGAGCAGAAGAACTTACTGCCAATGAATTTATGCAACTAATAAAAAAATTATCAATAGGTGGTATATGA